A genomic segment from Prosthecobacter debontii encodes:
- a CDS encoding ATP-binding protein — MPNPPPFRVIRQNESVPSITGSWLAYLNKDRWDDWGKYCTQFYLTLVDPAGTKHSIGNLKIGQRGLLPSGGGADLQPGYRRPDIPEAFHALDEQFFSLGQENEYYANLRELGPDVRKWVLGNLRDVAFDAARFEWAKHEDVMGESLLRSVSTTMVEGQYRRIAHGGVNLTPYHFSYAPPLDVEGTSDSLSFSVIPDSVPPTNVQVIIGRNGVGKTRLLSNMTKAVLGTEAEREQFGEFTWDHTVMGPSLSREVGRFSNVVLVSFSAFDSSDLVSRDELDQSRISYSYVGLRQDTQHGTTTNPLQPSPLGAPKTNDELADEFVRSLKECQVGSKLTRWKNAMKHLEYDLVANTAGITNLIDTNLSSEDTRERVLKIFDLLSSGHKIILLTLTRLVQTVEEQTLVLMDEPESYLHPPLLSAFVRALSELLVDRNGVAIVATHSPVVLQEVPRSCVWVLRRVRHEMRAEKPGIETFGENVGSLTREVFGLDVKQSGYMQILKDIASKYPSYDQAIAGLNNQLGTEARVILRSIYLDLQGQ, encoded by the coding sequence ATGCCAAACCCGCCTCCATTTCGTGTAATCAGACAGAATGAAAGCGTACCATCGATCACAGGGAGCTGGTTAGCTTACTTGAACAAAGACCGATGGGATGACTGGGGAAAATATTGCACTCAGTTTTACCTTACTCTGGTAGATCCAGCAGGCACCAAACATAGCATTGGAAACCTTAAAATTGGCCAGAGAGGATTATTGCCATCTGGAGGCGGGGCCGACCTTCAACCAGGCTATCGTAGACCCGACATACCTGAAGCTTTTCATGCTCTTGACGAGCAGTTCTTTTCCCTAGGACAAGAAAATGAATATTATGCAAATCTCAGAGAGTTGGGCCCCGATGTTCGAAAATGGGTTTTAGGCAACTTGCGAGACGTAGCATTCGATGCTGCACGTTTCGAGTGGGCCAAACATGAAGATGTTATGGGAGAATCTCTTCTCCGATCTGTATCCACAACGATGGTGGAAGGTCAATATCGCAGAATTGCTCATGGTGGGGTAAATCTTACGCCTTACCATTTTTCGTACGCCCCACCTCTAGATGTAGAAGGAACCAGCGATTCACTGAGCTTTTCGGTGATACCTGATTCAGTTCCACCGACGAATGTCCAGGTTATCATAGGCCGAAATGGAGTTGGTAAAACACGCTTATTGTCTAATATGACAAAAGCTGTTTTAGGGACTGAAGCGGAAAGAGAACAGTTTGGTGAGTTCACATGGGATCACACCGTGATGGGCCCTTCATTGTCGAGAGAAGTTGGGCGTTTTTCTAATGTTGTTTTGGTATCTTTTAGTGCCTTCGATTCATCGGATCTAGTTTCACGAGATGAATTGGATCAAAGTAGGATAAGTTATTCCTATGTGGGATTACGTCAAGACACCCAACATGGCACCACAACAAATCCGCTACAGCCATCTCCGTTAGGAGCACCTAAAACAAATGATGAACTTGCCGACGAATTTGTGCGCAGCCTGAAAGAATGCCAAGTAGGCAGTAAACTGACTCGTTGGAAAAATGCAATGAAGCATCTTGAATATGATCTCGTTGCCAATACAGCAGGAATAACAAATTTAATAGATACGAACCTTTCGTCGGAAGACACCCGCGAGAGAGTATTAAAGATATTTGACCTTTTGAGTTCAGGCCACAAGATCATTCTTTTGACTCTTACACGGTTAGTGCAAACCGTGGAAGAACAGACTCTAGTATTGATGGATGAACCTGAGTCCTACCTCCATCCGCCTTTGCTGTCCGCTTTTGTTCGGGCTCTGTCTGAACTCTTGGTGGATAGAAATGGTGTCGCTATAGTGGCCACCCACTCTCCTGTTGTGTTGCAAGAAGTGCCAAGGAGCTGTGTGTGGGTTTTAAGGCGAGTGAGGCATGAAATGCGAGCTGAGAAACCAGGCATAGAAACCTTTGGAGAAAACGTCGGCAGCCTGACACGAGAAGTTTTCGGTTTAGATGTCAAGCAGTCTGGTTACATGCAAATTCTCAAGGATATCGCATCAAAATATCCTTCATATGATCAGGCC
- a CDS encoding SIR2 family protein gives MMPLKEITKILQIDELVRSVAVNRDRPICLFLGAGASISSGMPSGQRCIWEWKQDIFITNNPLLRESVSELSLPGTRQRIQQWLDQRAEYPPLDDPEEYSFYAAKCYPTSQDRRAFFQSYVSKAQPHIGYRLIAKLAKIGVIQTIWTTNFDGLACNAAAKFDVTCIEVGIDTAFRANRPAKAGELRVVSLHGDYRYDKLKNTASELQEQEGLLRDEFLHELQDYDLIVLGYSGRDASVMSLLEETYSKAGDCRLFWCGFGSSIPSEVEQLLNKAGSAGREAFYVPTEGFDDVISRFALRLMDSSSLKEVQQMMSDFSSGISGPAPFLSPEQTPTSLIKSNAYPLIIPHTALKGTLTIPPGIKPRHWLNDKWGARPGTIVSVDGGVLALADGQTLMEAFGSELVNSPVATAVSQADVLNDGRILSLYRRALVTNLANKLRLKSDMSRRIWEPVSYDTHFFNGINYNLHKALALRIEPVGGKLFVTLMPEIMVFTPSGELAEKDITKIVRSKVYASQYNAVFDTEIKNWTAKICGKEILDPSGAYFKIPASPSCAGLIQAGQAPLPREVLRFAHQKGWIIPDAPLVFTSSNGKSEVKDSNPLRGLVLNKPWDYKLTSSALCPEVEMGAICPQSDAHKLRRFLNQFHETSKADSKESDYLRDFPGFTSAFALPLKSPVPGDELWLGLDDNLIGEPINAAKDLAQRICRSLDVIRSLRPAAVVAIFVPFRWEPYERIDSDGERFDLHNFVKAYAARHGQSTQFIREKTTLGSQACRTRWWLSLALYAKAQRTPWRLDCLDDETAFVGLGYSVDSAASLGNHILLGCSHLYNARGEGLQFRLGRIENPVFRKGNPFMSLDDSRRMGETIRQLFYDAKMKLPSRVVIHKRTQFTEEEQQGLLQGLEGVANVELIEICVSESIRYLASKVNNGQLQIDTFPIPRGALVSLDKNTALLWVHGVTPNTQNPRFKYYQGKRRIPAPLLIRRYRGHSDVTQVATEILGLTKMNWNSFDYYSRLPSTIDSANSIARYGDYLSGMPSSSYDYRHLI, from the coding sequence ATGATGCCGCTGAAAGAAATTACGAAAATTCTTCAAATTGATGAGCTGGTTAGATCCGTTGCAGTCAACCGCGACCGTCCTATTTGTCTCTTTCTCGGGGCCGGTGCATCAATATCTTCCGGTATGCCATCGGGACAGAGATGTATCTGGGAATGGAAACAGGATATATTCATTACGAACAACCCTCTCTTGAGAGAATCGGTGAGCGAGCTGTCCCTTCCTGGCACTCGACAAAGGATTCAGCAATGGCTCGATCAACGGGCTGAGTATCCACCTTTGGACGACCCGGAAGAATATTCTTTTTACGCGGCAAAGTGCTATCCTACCAGCCAGGACAGGAGAGCGTTCTTTCAGTCTTATGTCTCCAAAGCCCAACCGCACATTGGGTACCGACTCATTGCCAAACTGGCAAAAATTGGGGTCATTCAAACAATCTGGACGACCAATTTTGATGGTCTAGCTTGTAACGCAGCAGCTAAATTCGATGTGACCTGCATTGAGGTCGGCATCGATACCGCTTTCCGTGCTAACAGGCCTGCAAAAGCCGGGGAGCTAAGAGTGGTCTCACTACATGGCGACTATCGATACGATAAACTCAAAAACACCGCCTCGGAGTTGCAGGAGCAGGAAGGCCTGTTGCGCGATGAGTTTCTCCACGAATTACAGGATTACGATCTTATCGTACTTGGCTACAGCGGACGAGACGCTTCTGTCATGAGCCTCCTGGAAGAGACTTATTCAAAAGCCGGAGATTGCCGACTTTTTTGGTGCGGCTTTGGCAGTTCCATTCCTTCCGAAGTTGAGCAGTTGTTGAATAAAGCCGGAAGCGCAGGACGCGAAGCGTTTTACGTCCCCACTGAAGGCTTTGACGATGTGATCTCCAGATTTGCCCTCAGATTGATGGACAGCAGCTCCCTGAAGGAAGTCCAACAAATGATGAGCGACTTCAGCTCTGGCATCTCTGGCCCCGCGCCATTCTTGAGCCCGGAGCAGACACCAACTTCTCTGATAAAAAGTAATGCTTACCCGCTGATTATCCCGCACACTGCCCTAAAGGGCACCCTTACAATCCCACCAGGAATTAAGCCCCGGCATTGGCTGAATGACAAATGGGGGGCTAGACCCGGAACTATTGTTTCAGTTGATGGCGGCGTCTTGGCATTAGCTGATGGCCAGACGCTAATGGAAGCATTTGGTTCAGAATTAGTAAACAGTCCCGTCGCTACTGCCGTTTCTCAGGCCGATGTATTGAATGACGGCAGAATACTATCGTTATACCGACGTGCGTTAGTTACAAACTTGGCTAATAAGCTGAGGTTAAAGTCAGATATGAGCAGGAGGATCTGGGAACCGGTCAGTTATGACACCCACTTCTTTAACGGTATCAATTATAACCTACACAAAGCACTGGCGTTGAGGATAGAACCAGTGGGTGGAAAGCTATTTGTTACACTCATGCCTGAGATCATGGTGTTTACACCATCTGGGGAGCTAGCCGAGAAAGACATAACAAAAATTGTCAGATCAAAAGTATACGCCAGTCAGTACAACGCCGTCTTTGATACTGAGATCAAAAATTGGACCGCCAAGATTTGCGGCAAAGAAATTCTAGATCCATCCGGCGCTTACTTTAAAATTCCTGCATCACCATCCTGCGCAGGGCTAATCCAGGCAGGCCAAGCACCGCTTCCCCGAGAAGTCCTTCGCTTTGCTCACCAAAAGGGTTGGATCATACCAGATGCTCCACTTGTTTTTACATCTTCCAATGGCAAGTCTGAAGTCAAGGATAGCAATCCATTGAGAGGTCTTGTTCTGAACAAACCATGGGACTACAAGCTGACCTCTTCAGCACTATGCCCAGAAGTGGAAATGGGTGCAATCTGCCCTCAAAGCGATGCCCATAAGCTCCGACGGTTTCTCAATCAATTCCATGAGACATCAAAAGCCGACAGCAAAGAGTCTGACTATCTGAGAGACTTTCCTGGGTTCACATCTGCATTCGCATTGCCGCTGAAGTCGCCTGTACCAGGAGACGAGCTTTGGCTTGGGCTTGATGACAACCTGATTGGAGAGCCCATTAATGCAGCCAAAGATTTGGCACAAAGAATCTGCCGTTCGCTTGACGTTATCAGGTCGCTGAGGCCTGCCGCCGTTGTCGCCATATTTGTTCCGTTCAGATGGGAACCATACGAAAGAATAGACTCAGACGGCGAAAGATTTGATCTACACAACTTCGTCAAAGCCTATGCAGCCCGACACGGTCAGAGCACGCAATTCATCAGAGAAAAAACTACTTTAGGGAGCCAAGCTTGCCGGACCCGATGGTGGCTGTCGCTCGCTTTATACGCCAAGGCGCAACGAACACCATGGCGGCTCGATTGCCTTGATGATGAAACTGCATTCGTGGGGCTTGGATATAGTGTAGATTCAGCAGCATCACTTGGAAACCACATTCTCCTAGGCTGTAGCCATCTCTACAATGCTCGCGGTGAAGGCCTGCAATTTCGCCTCGGGAGGATTGAAAACCCAGTTTTCCGAAAGGGCAATCCATTCATGTCTTTAGATGATTCAAGAAGAATGGGAGAAACCATCCGGCAGCTGTTCTATGATGCGAAAATGAAACTCCCGTCACGCGTGGTGATACACAAGCGTACGCAATTCACGGAAGAGGAACAGCAGGGGCTATTGCAGGGGTTAGAAGGCGTTGCGAACGTGGAACTTATTGAAATCTGTGTCTCAGAGTCCATTCGATATTTGGCATCGAAAGTTAATAATGGGCAATTACAGATTGATACTTTTCCAATTCCACGCGGCGCGTTGGTTTCACTCGATAAAAACACTGCACTCCTATGGGTGCATGGAGTGACGCCAAACACCCAGAACCCGAGGTTCAAGTATTACCAAGGCAAACGAAGAATCCCAGCGCCTCTCCTTATCAGACGCTACCGAGGTCATTCTGATGTTACACAAGTCGCTACTGAAATACTTGGATTAACAAAAATGAACTGGAATTCTTTTGATTATTATTCACGTCTTCCTTCCACCATCGATTCAGCAAACTCAATAGCGCGGTACGGAGACTATCTTTCGGGAATGCCCTCGAGCTCATATGATTATCGACATCTGATATAA
- a CDS encoding AlpA family phage regulatory protein — protein sequence MWKKETLPSEGFVRLPLILKLIPVGRSTWWAGVKSGRFPKGIKLGKNTTAWRAEDIRRLMESFQ from the coding sequence ATGTGGAAGAAAGAAACATTGCCTAGTGAGGGCTTTGTGAGGTTGCCGTTAATTTTAAAACTGATTCCAGTGGGGCGTTCGACTTGGTGGGCCGGAGTCAAAAGCGGACGGTTTCCTAAGGGTATCAAGCTTGGCAAAAACACGACTGCCTGGAGGGCGGAAGACATCAGACGGTTGATGGAGAGTTTTCAATGA
- a CDS encoding type IV secretory system conjugative DNA transfer family protein: MNGPSPESRETTTVKDWPDNDEELLAFGPKRLAENYWSLGDAFEGLQIFGGTGSGKSSGSGHAVARAMLEANLGGLVLTAKPDEVLNWKTYAKETGREPDLLIVEENSAHRFNFLRYELQRPGVGAGHTENLVNLFCAVMESAEKRQGGSGAQDSYWQRTLKQLLRSAIDLAVLATNDVDLPGLYRIITSAPRSPTEADDGKWQSTSVCHTLIEHARQPAIDAGKETDWELTRNYWLLEFPALAPETRSVIVSSFTSMADCFLRGMLRKLFCTDLNFSPEDSFSGKIIILNLPVKEYNELGQFAQVLFKFVWQRAVERRIPPGTSREKAEQTIRPVFLWADESQFFASSYDAMFQSTARSSRACTVYLTQNLPSYHAAFSGHNARSEVDAFLGNLQTKIFHANGDSTTNNWAANTLGRTKQIRLSGGLSEAVNGKGQPGNLNQSASGSQVFEYLVQPQEFTTLRTGGRESGFLVDSIIFQGGRRWLGSNSKKPVAQNYIRHSFNQIYG; this comes from the coding sequence ATGAATGGCCCATCCCCAGAATCGCGCGAGACGACTACCGTCAAGGATTGGCCGGACAACGATGAGGAACTTCTGGCTTTTGGTCCCAAACGTCTCGCTGAGAATTACTGGAGCCTGGGAGATGCATTTGAAGGCTTGCAGATTTTTGGCGGCACCGGGTCAGGCAAATCCTCCGGAAGCGGGCACGCTGTCGCCAGGGCAATGCTCGAAGCCAATCTGGGTGGGCTGGTGTTGACGGCCAAACCGGATGAGGTCTTGAATTGGAAAACCTATGCTAAAGAGACTGGCCGCGAACCCGACCTGCTGATTGTGGAGGAAAACTCCGCCCATCGGTTCAACTTCCTGCGCTACGAGTTGCAACGCCCTGGAGTTGGCGCAGGCCACACCGAGAATCTGGTCAATCTCTTCTGCGCGGTGATGGAATCCGCGGAAAAACGCCAGGGAGGTTCAGGTGCTCAAGATAGCTACTGGCAGCGCACTCTAAAACAACTCCTGCGCAGTGCCATTGATCTGGCGGTTCTCGCTACCAATGACGTGGATCTCCCCGGCCTCTATCGTATCATCACTTCCGCTCCTCGATCTCCCACCGAAGCAGATGATGGAAAATGGCAAAGCACCTCTGTCTGCCATACCCTCATCGAACATGCCCGTCAGCCTGCCATAGACGCAGGCAAGGAAACCGATTGGGAACTTACCCGGAACTATTGGCTGCTGGAATTTCCCGCGCTCGCTCCCGAAACCCGCTCGGTGATTGTTTCCAGCTTTACCAGTATGGCGGATTGTTTCTTGCGCGGGATGCTCCGCAAGCTCTTCTGCACCGATCTGAACTTCAGCCCGGAAGATAGTTTTAGCGGCAAGATCATCATCCTGAACCTGCCTGTGAAAGAATACAACGAGCTGGGCCAGTTTGCCCAAGTGCTCTTCAAGTTTGTCTGGCAAAGGGCCGTTGAACGGCGCATCCCGCCAGGAACCTCAAGGGAGAAAGCCGAGCAAACCATCCGCCCGGTGTTCTTATGGGCGGACGAATCCCAATTTTTTGCCAGCTCCTATGATGCTATGTTCCAGAGCACGGCGCGAAGTTCCCGCGCCTGCACGGTTTACTTGACCCAAAACCTGCCCAGCTACCATGCCGCCTTCAGTGGTCACAATGCCCGTTCCGAAGTTGACGCCTTCCTCGGAAACCTCCAGACCAAGATCTTCCATGCGAACGGTGATTCCACGACCAACAACTGGGCAGCAAACACGCTTGGAAGAACCAAACAAATACGCCTGTCAGGCGGACTTTCGGAAGCCGTGAATGGCAAAGGTCAACCGGGCAATCTCAACCAGAGCGCCAGCGGCAGCCAGGTTTTTGAATACCTTGTCCAACCGCAGGAATTCACCACCCTTCGTACAGGGGGACGGGAATCAGGCTTTCTGGTAGACTCAATCATCTTCCAGGGAGGCAGGCGATGGCTCGGCTCAAACAGCAAAAAGCCAGTCGCCCAAAACTACATCCGTCACAGCTTCAACCAGATCTACGGATGA